The Arthrobacter woluwensis genome segment CGAGCCCCTGCCCCAGCCCGAGCCGAAGGCATTCGTCCCGCCTGCCACGCAGGAGGACCTTGACCGGATCGTGGGCCAGCGTCTGGCTCGTGAACGCGACAAGTACGCGGACTACGAGGAACTGAAGGCCAAGGCTGAACAGTTCACGAAGCTCGAGGAAGCGAACAAGACCGAACTGCAGAAGGCTACCGAGCGGGCTGAACAGCTCGCCAAGGAGAACGCCACTCTTCAGGCGACCGCACTGCGCGCCTCTGTGGCAGCCGCTAAGGGCGTCCCGGAGAACCTTCTGAGCGGTGGAACCAGGGAAGAGATTGAAGCCGCCGCTGACGCGCTTCTGGCCTTCCGTGGGACCAAGCAGACCGCACCTGTCGTCCCCGCCCAGGGGAAGACCCCATCCAAGATCACCGACGACCCGACCCGGGAGACGGCTCGGAAGCTCTTCGGCAACAACTAACCCCACCTGGAGGTAAATCATGGCCGTTTTCACGACCACCGACGCCAAGGTGATGCTCCCCAAGAACATCGCTGACGGCATTGTCACGGAAGCCCGTACGGGCTCGACCGTTGGCCAGCTCTCCGCCCGCGAACCTCAGCGGTTCGGCGAGACGGAGTACATCATCTTCAACGACTTCCCGAAGGCGGAGTTCGTGGAGGAGGGAGCCCAGAAGGGTTCCACCACGGGCGGCTTCACCTCCGTGAAATCCACCCCGAAGAAGGCGCAGGTCACTCTCCGTTTCAATCAGGAAGTCCAGTGGGCAGACGAGGATTACCAGCTTGGCATCCTGTCCGAGCTGGCCACTGCGGGCAGTAAGGCACTGTCCCGAGGTCTTGATCTGGGCCTGTACCACCGCATCAACCCGCTCACGGGCACCGTGATCTCGAGCTGGTCGAACTACCTGAACGCCACCACGAAGCGCGTGGAGATCACCGCGTCCTCGGAGGCAGATCAGGACATTCGTGCCGCTGTCGGTCTGCTGGTGAACTCCCCGACTAACTGGGGTGTCAACGGCATCGCCCTCGACCCGAAGATGGCCTGGGCCCTGGCGAACTTGCAGAGCAAGAACGCCGACGGCTCCCCCTCAGGTGTGCAGCGTTACCCGAACCTCGGCTTCGGCACCAACGTCACCGACTTCCTCGGCGTCCCGGCAGCGACGGGCAACACCGTCTCCGGCACCCCGGAAGCGGCCGACACGAAGCTGCGCGCCATCGTTGGCGACTTCCAGAACGGCATCCGCTGGGGCGTTCAGCGTGAACTCCCGGTCGAGCTGATCCGTTACGGCGACCCGGACGGCCAGGGCGACCTCATGCGAAACAACCAGATCGCTCTCCGCCTCGAGATCGTCTACGGCTGGTACGTCTTCACGGACCGCTTCGCCGTCGTGGAAGACAAGGTGACCCCGTGAGCCGCCGGATGATCGACACCTACACCGGATCCACCGTCGTTGACGACGAGCTGGCCGAGTCCCTGGGTTCCCAGTACGTCCCGGAGGACGAGTACGAGGCCCCGGCGGGGCGCAAGCCGGCAGCCCGGAAGGCTGCGACCGGGCGAGCCGCCAAGGCCAAGGAACCCGAAGGCCATGGCGAGGGCGAGAAGTCCGAGGACGAGTAAGGAGGTCGGGCCATGGCTGATGTGACACCGTTTCCGTTCGCCACTGTGGAGGAACTGAAGCAGCGGTGGCCCGACTTCCCTACCGGGGGTGAAGCAGCGGCGACGGTTGCCCTTGAGGATGCGTCCCAATTCATCTTGGACGTCTGCTCAGGGGCCGCCAACGCCAGCGCTTCGACCCGTCGCCGGTCGTCTGCTCCGTCGTTCGCCGCGCAATGGGCACCCCCGACGGCGGCGAGGGCATGGAGTCTATGACTCAGGGGCAGGGCCATTCCAGCAGACCTGGAAGATCTCGAACCCTGACGGTAACTACTACCTGAACAAGCAGGAGAAGATCGCGCTCGGCTGCGGGAAGTCCAAGGCTTTCGGGGTGCAGATCGCATTCCGCCCGGAAGGACGCCATCTGCCCTGGTGCAGTCTGAACTTCGGGGCAATGTACTGCTCCTGCGGGACAGACATCGCCGGGGAACCGATCTACGAAGGCGGGACACCATGAAATTCCCCTCCCCCTACACGGTCGGTCACCAGGAAGCGCATTGCGGGGGGCGAGGATCCTATGGGTGATCCGCTCCCGGAGCACTGGGAGGACCGCCCTGATCAGAAGGTCATGGGCTGGGCAACACCCGGTTCAGACGTGGAGATCCGCCCCACAGGCTCCGGAGTCGACCGGGATCTGGACCTCTATAGCCCCACCGGGTTCACGAAGCCCCAGGACAAGGTCATCATCGACGGCGTTGAGTTCTTCCGCTGTCGGGTGGCCCGAGGACTACAACCACGGGCCTTGGCGATGGGCACCGGGTTACCGGATCAACCTCAAGCGGGTGGAGGGCTGATGGCAATCAGGGTGAAGCTCAACCAGCGAGGGTTCCGCGAACTTCGCAACGCACCACCTGTAGTCGCTTTCCTCGAGTCCCAGGCGGAACGCGTCGCGAATGCAGCCGGCCCAGGGTTCGAGACCGACACCCATACAGGTGGTGCCCGTGCTCGTGTTGCCATCTACCCCGACACCGAAGAGGCGTACCGGGCTGAGGCGAAGTACGGTGCGCTGTCGAAGGCGGTGGGTAGTGGCTAACCAAGTTGTCCTGTTCGGCAATGCCATGGCAGCGGCCGGCTATGGCTGATCGCGAGGATCCCTGGCCTGACCGTCGTCCGGTACTGAACCGAATCCTCGTCCGGACCAGTTCGTTCTCATCAGTGATGCTGGTGGCGGCAGTTCTCGCCGATCCATGAGAAGGCGTTCCTCATGGTCGATACGTGGGGGCCGACGAAGAACGTTGCTAAGGCCAAGGCGCAGCTCGTCCGGGCGCACCTGTCGCCCTGAGCAATGACACCATCACTGTCCCGGCCAGTGCCGATTCCCAAGCAATGGATGTCGTCATCTACTGGGCCCACCCCATGGGTGGCTCGTGGATATTCCTGACCCGGACGCCAAGATCCCGCGCTACCGGCAGAACTTCGAACTCGCTGTTCGTGGGACGCCGATCTAACCCATCCAACCCTTGCAAGCCCTGCCACCTGCGGGCTTTTTCATGCCCCAGGAGGGACAACATGGCACTCACTGCCGGCAATGTGCGCGTCGCGGTCACCGGAACGATCTCGTCCGGCCCGCTCGGAACCGCACTCCCACTGACACCACGACCGCCCTGAACGCCGCCTCAAGGATCTCGGCTATGCCTCGAGGACGGCATCACCCAGGCGATCAGCACCGACCAGACCGACATCAAGGCCTGGCAGAACGGTGACGTGGTCCGGAAGATCCAGACCAGCCACGACCTGACCTACCAGTTCACCATGATCGAGACGTCCGCAGAGGTCCTGAAGGTCTACTACGCGGACCCACGGCCACCGCTTCGGCGATCAAGATCAAGGGCACTCAGACCGATCACCTGGTCTGGGTCATCGAGGTCCGTGATGGTGCCAAGACCATCCGCATCTGCCTCCCGGACGCACAGGTCACCGAACGCGGCGACGTCTCCTCAAGGTGACGAGGCCATCGGCTACGACGTCACCCTGACCGCCTACCCGGACTCCACCGGCACCAAGGCCTACATCTACATGGCCTGATCCAACCCCTG includes the following:
- a CDS encoding capsid assembly scaffolding protein Gp46 family protein; protein product: MGDTNNTAPAGESTEPLPQPEPKAFVPPATQEDLDRIVGQRLARERDKYADYEELKAKAEQFTKLEEANKTELQKATERAEQLAKENATLQATALRASVAAAKGVPENLLSGGTREEIEAAADALLAFRGTKQTAPVVPAQGKTPSKITDDPTRETARKLFGNN
- a CDS encoding phage major capsid family protein; the protein is MAVFTTTDAKVMLPKNIADGIVTEARTGSTVGQLSAREPQRFGETEYIIFNDFPKAEFVEEGAQKGSTTGGFTSVKSTPKKAQVTLRFNQEVQWADEDYQLGILSELATAGSKALSRGLDLGLYHRINPLTGTVISSWSNYLNATTKRVEITASSEADQDIRAAVGLLVNSPTNWGVNGIALDPKMAWALANLQSKNADGSPSGVQRYPNLGFGTNVTDFLGVPAATGNTVSGTPEAADTKLRAIVGDFQNGIRWGVQRELPVELIRYGDPDGQGDLMRNNQIALRLEIVYGWYVFTDRFAVVEDKVTP
- a CDS encoding DUF7302 family protein codes for the protein MSRRMIDTYTGSTVVDDELAESLGSQYVPEDEYEAPAGRKPAARKAATGRAAKAKEPEGHGEGEKSEDE